A window from Pseudooceanicola algae encodes these proteins:
- a CDS encoding 23S rRNA (adenine(2030)-N(6))-methyltransferase RlmJ — MLSYQHIYHAGNPADLHKHALLAVMLARMVAKPKPMTYVETHAGRGLYDLTSVEARKTGEAEAGIGRHAHAFAPDHPYAMALQALRAEKGASAYPGSPLLAAGLLRDCDRLHLAELHPREYAALRQAMGRQVSLGQALLHRQDGFAMAQSVCPPDPRRGLILIDPSYEVKADYDAIPGFVKTLHRKWNVGVIALWYPILRDGRHKDMLTALEALDLPVVLRSELTFPPVRAGHGMVGSGMFIVNTPFGTEDEAARLRGLFAG; from the coding sequence ATGTTATCTTATCAGCATATCTATCATGCCGGGAATCCGGCCGATCTGCACAAGCATGCGCTTCTGGCGGTTATGCTGGCGCGCATGGTGGCCAAGCCCAAGCCGATGACCTATGTCGAGACCCACGCCGGACGCGGTCTTTACGACCTCACGAGCGTCGAGGCCCGCAAGACCGGCGAAGCCGAGGCCGGCATCGGACGCCATGCCCACGCGTTTGCGCCCGACCACCCCTATGCCATGGCGTTGCAGGCATTGAGGGCCGAAAAGGGCGCTTCTGCCTACCCCGGATCGCCACTGCTGGCGGCGGGGCTGCTGCGCGATTGCGACCGTCTGCATCTGGCCGAACTACATCCGCGCGAATATGCGGCGTTGCGTCAGGCCATGGGCCGGCAGGTGAGTCTGGGTCAGGCCCTGCTGCACCGTCAGGACGGCTTTGCCATGGCGCAATCGGTCTGCCCGCCCGACCCGAGGCGCGGGCTGATCCTGATTGATCCGTCCTACGAGGTGAAGGCCGATTACGATGCGATCCCCGGTTTCGTGAAGACGCTGCATCGCAAGTGGAATGTCGGTGTGATCGCCCTGTGGTACCCGATCCTGCGCGATGGTCGGCACAAGGATATGCTCACGGCGCTGGAGGCGCTCGACCTGCCCGTCGTGCTGCGCAGCGAACTGACCTTTCCACCCGTGCGCGCTGGACATGGCATGGTCGGCAGCGGCATGTTCATCGTCAACACGCCCTTCGGGACCGAGGACGAGGCGGCGCGGTTGCGCGGGCTTTTCGCCGGGTAG
- a CDS encoding 2-hydroxyacid dehydrogenase, protein MTNVLFAAISPKWKEYESPLRDAFAKAGLDDIDLRKDFAPEEVDYIVYAPNSEIQDFTPFTRCKAVLNLWAGVESVVGNDTLTQPLCRMVDHGLTRGMIEWVTGHALRHHLDIDYFLNHQDGTWEHRVPPLARERPVTILGLGELGTACAKALTDLEFPVTGWSRSPHDIEGITCLHGADGLETALSGAQILILLLPLTAETEDLLDAERLALLPHGAVLLNPGRGPLIVDEALIAALDSGQVAHATLDVFRAEPLPVEHPFWAHPGVTVCPHIASATRAITAAEVIAENIKRGEAGQPFLYLVDRERGY, encoded by the coding sequence ATGACGAACGTCCTCTTCGCCGCCATCTCTCCGAAATGGAAAGAATACGAATCCCCCCTGCGCGACGCCTTCGCAAAAGCCGGGCTGGACGATATCGACCTGCGGAAGGACTTTGCGCCTGAAGAGGTCGATTACATCGTCTATGCGCCCAATTCCGAGATTCAGGATTTCACGCCCTTCACCCGCTGCAAGGCGGTGCTGAACCTCTGGGCCGGGGTCGAAAGCGTGGTCGGCAACGACACCCTGACCCAGCCGCTGTGCCGCATGGTCGATCACGGGCTGACCCGCGGCATGATCGAATGGGTTACCGGGCACGCCCTGCGCCATCACCTGGATATCGACTACTTCCTGAACCATCAGGACGGCACCTGGGAACACCGGGTCCCGCCTCTGGCCCGCGAACGTCCTGTCACGATCCTTGGACTTGGCGAGTTGGGCACTGCCTGCGCGAAGGCGCTCACCGACCTCGAATTCCCCGTGACCGGGTGGAGCCGCAGCCCCCATGACATCGAAGGCATCACCTGCCTGCATGGTGCCGATGGCCTGGAAACGGCGCTTTCCGGGGCGCAGATCCTGATCCTGCTTCTGCCGCTGACGGCCGAGACCGAGGACCTTCTGGATGCCGAGCGTCTGGCGCTTTTGCCGCACGGCGCCGTCCTCCTGAACCCCGGCCGCGGCCCGCTTATCGTCGACGAGGCGCTGATCGCGGCGCTCGACAGCGGTCAGGTCGCCCACGCCACGCTGGATGTCTTCCGGGCAGAGCCGCTGCCGGTGGAGCATCCCTTCTGGGCCCATCCGGGCGTGACGGTCTGCCCGCATATCGCCTCGGCCACGCGGGCCATTACCGCCGCCGAGGTCATTGCCGAGAACATCAAGCGCGGTGAGGCCGGACAGCCCTTCCTGTACCTGGTCGATCGGGAGCGCGGCTACTGA
- a CDS encoding rod shape-determining protein: MALFSRMPGLFSSDMAIDLGTANTLVYVKGRGIVLSEPSVVAYHVKDGIKKVLAVGEDAKLMLGRTPGSIEAIRPMREGVIADFDVAEEMIKYFIRKVHKRSTFSKPKIIVCVPHGATPVEKRAIRQSVLSAGARRAGLIAEPIAAAIGAGMPITDPTGNMVVDIGGGTTEVAVLSLGDIVYARSVRVGGDRMDEAIISYLRRQQNLLIGESTAERIKTSIGTARMPDDGRGASMKVRGRDLLNGVPKEIEVTQAQIAEALSEPVQQICEAVMTALEATPPDLAADIVDRGVMLTGGGALLGDLDLALREQTGLAVSIADESLNCVALGTGKALEYEKQLRHAIDYDS, encoded by the coding sequence ATGGCTCTTTTCAGCAGAATGCCTGGGCTCTTTTCTTCGGACATGGCGATCGACCTTGGGACCGCGAACACGTTGGTCTACGTCAAGGGGCGCGGCATTGTCCTGTCGGAACCTTCCGTGGTTGCCTACCACGTCAAGGACGGCATCAAGAAGGTCCTGGCCGTGGGCGAGGACGCCAAGCTGATGCTTGGCCGGACACCGGGCAGCATCGAGGCGATCCGCCCGATGCGCGAAGGGGTCATCGCAGATTTCGACGTGGCCGAAGAGATGATCAAGTATTTCATCCGCAAGGTGCACAAGCGCTCTACCTTCTCGAAACCCAAGATCATCGTCTGCGTCCCCCATGGTGCCACGCCGGTTGAAAAGCGCGCGATCCGGCAATCCGTCCTGTCTGCCGGCGCACGCCGCGCAGGGCTGATCGCGGAACCCATCGCGGCGGCCATCGGGGCCGGCATGCCGATCACCGACCCGACCGGCAACATGGTCGTCGACATCGGCGGCGGCACCACCGAGGTGGCCGTGCTGTCGCTGGGCGATATCGTCTACGCCCGCTCGGTGCGGGTCGGCGGTGACCGGATGGACGAAGCCATCATTTCCTACCTGCGGCGCCAGCAGAACCTGCTGATCGGCGAATCGACCGCCGAACGCATCAAGACCTCCATCGGCACGGCCCGGATGCCCGACGACGGGCGCGGCGCCTCGATGAAGGTGCGCGGCCGCGACCTGCTGAACGGTGTCCCCAAGGAGATCGAGGTCACCCAGGCCCAGATCGCCGAGGCCCTGTCCGAGCCGGTCCAGCAGATCTGCGAAGCGGTCATGACCGCCCTGGAAGCCACCCCACCCGACCTCGCGGCAGATATCGTCGACCGCGGCGTCATGCTGACCGGCGGCGGCGCGCTGCTGGGCGACCTTGATCTGGCGCTGCGCGAACAGACCGGGCTGGCCGTTTCCATTGCAGATGAAAGCCTGAATTGCGTGGCCCTCGGCACCGGCAAGGCGCTGGAATACGAAAAGCAACTGCGCCACGCGATTGACTACGACAGCTGA
- the proS gene encoding proline--tRNA ligase — translation MRLSRYFLPVLKETPAEAQIASHRLMLRAGMIKQASAGIYSWLPLGYKILKKIETIVHEEQVRAGHIPMLMPTLQSADLWKESGRYDAYGPEMLRIRDRQDRDMLYGPTNEEMITDIFRSYVRSYKDLPLTLYHIQWKFRDEIRPRFGVMRGREFLMKDGYNFDLTKEDALHAYNRHLVSYLRSYERMGLQAIPMRADSGPIGGDDTHEFLVLAETGESEVFYDAEITDLKFGDREIDYDSVEQCQGVLEEFTSRYARTDETHDEAVWADVPEDRRRVARGIEVGQIFYFGTKYSEAMNAVVQGPDGKQAPVHMGSHGIGVSRLLGAIIEANHDDKGIIWPEGVTPFHVGIVNIKSGDAEADAACEDLYKSFVKLGLEPLYDDRNERAGGKFATMDLIGLPWRVTVGPRGLKNGVVELTSRRTGESEELPPEEAVAKIAAIYAGV, via the coding sequence ATGCGTCTGTCCCGCTATTTTCTGCCCGTCCTGAAGGAAACCCCTGCCGAGGCGCAGATCGCCAGCCACCGGCTGATGCTGCGCGCCGGGATGATCAAGCAGGCCAGCGCCGGGATCTATTCCTGGCTGCCGCTTGGCTACAAGATCCTGAAGAAGATCGAGACCATCGTGCACGAGGAACAGGTCCGCGCCGGCCATATCCCGATGCTGATGCCGACGCTGCAAAGCGCTGACCTGTGGAAGGAAAGCGGCCGCTATGACGCCTACGGTCCCGAGATGCTGCGCATCCGTGACCGGCAGGACCGCGACATGCTTTACGGGCCCACGAACGAGGAGATGATCACCGACATCTTCCGCAGCTACGTGCGTTCCTACAAGGATCTGCCGCTGACGCTGTATCATATTCAGTGGAAGTTCCGGGACGAGATCCGCCCCCGCTTCGGCGTCATGCGCGGCCGCGAGTTCCTGATGAAGGACGGCTACAACTTCGACCTGACCAAGGAAGACGCGCTGCACGCCTACAACCGCCACCTTGTCAGCTACCTGCGCAGCTATGAACGCATGGGCCTTCAGGCGATCCCGATGCGCGCCGACAGCGGCCCGATCGGCGGCGACGACACCCATGAATTCCTCGTGCTGGCGGAAACCGGCGAAAGCGAGGTCTTCTATGACGCCGAGATCACCGATCTGAAGTTCGGCGACCGCGAGATCGACTACGATTCGGTCGAGCAGTGCCAGGGCGTGCTGGAGGAATTCACCAGCCGCTATGCCCGCACCGACGAAACCCACGACGAAGCCGTCTGGGCCGATGTCCCCGAAGACCGCCGCCGCGTGGCGCGTGGCATTGAGGTGGGGCAGATCTTCTACTTCGGCACCAAGTACTCCGAGGCGATGAACGCCGTGGTGCAGGGGCCGGACGGCAAGCAGGCGCCGGTCCACATGGGCAGCCACGGCATCGGCGTCAGCCGCCTGCTGGGCGCGATCATCGAAGCCAACCACGACGACAAGGGCATCATCTGGCCCGAGGGCGTCACGCCGTTCCACGTCGGGATCGTCAACATCAAGTCCGGCGATGCCGAGGCCGACGCGGCCTGCGAGGACCTTTACAAGAGCTTCGTCAAGCTGGGCCTGGAGCCGCTTTACGACGACCGCAACGAACGCGCGGGCGGCAAGTTCGCGACCATGGACCTGATCGGCCTGCCCTGGCGGGTCACCGTCGGGCCGCGCGGCCTGAAGAACGGCGTGGTCGAACTGACCTCGCGCCGCACCGGCGAAAGCGAGGAACTGCCCCCCGAAGAGGCCGTCGCGAAGATCGCGGCGATCTACGCGGGGGTCTGA
- a CDS encoding sugar O-acetyltransferase, whose protein sequence is MTEFDKMMAGEWYNALDPALERRRQAARVVEHQHNSTHPDRRGAIGAGLRAIFAEVGEGACIEAPFHIAYGFNIRLGAGCYLNANCVILDSAPVTIGARCLLGPGVKICCPDHHRDPVQRSQGLEIARPVVLEPDVWLAAGVIVCGGVTIGAEAIVGAGSVVTRDVAPGAKVAGVPARAI, encoded by the coding sequence ATGACCGAGTTCGACAAGATGATGGCGGGGGAATGGTACAATGCGCTGGATCCCGCGCTGGAAAGGCGGCGCCAGGCTGCGCGGGTGGTCGAGCATCAGCACAACAGCACGCATCCGGACCGGCGCGGGGCGATCGGGGCCGGGTTGCGGGCGATCTTTGCGGAAGTTGGCGAAGGGGCCTGCATCGAGGCGCCGTTTCACATCGCCTACGGGTTCAATATCCGGCTTGGGGCGGGATGCTATCTGAATGCGAACTGCGTGATCCTGGATTCCGCACCGGTGACCATCGGGGCGCGGTGCCTGCTTGGGCCGGGGGTCAAGATCTGCTGCCCGGATCATCATCGCGACCCGGTGCAGCGCAGTCAGGGGCTGGAGATCGCCCGGCCGGTGGTTCTGGAACCCGACGTCTGGCTGGCGGCTGGGGTGATCGTCTGTGGCGGTGTCACTATCGGGGCGGAGGCCATCGTCGGTGCGGGTTCGGTCGTCACCCGCGACGTGGCGCCGGGGGCGAAGGTGGCCGGGGTGCCGGCGCGCGCGATCTGA
- the rodA gene encoding rod shape-determining protein RodA, whose protein sequence is MSYLEYSVKSVPSGLRKVFYFNWPLALLIAAVASAGFLMLYSVAGGNLSTWAEPQMKRFAVGMVMMFVIAMVPIWFWRNMSVLAYAISLMLLVFVEFFGTVGMGAQRWIDIGPLRLQPSELMKIALVMFLAAYYDWLPVRKVSHPVWVTIPVLIVILPTVLVLKQPDLGTAILLLTGGGAVMFLAGVHWAYFAAVIGAAVGLVWTVFESRGTDWQLIKDYQFRRIDTFLDPSQDPLGAGYHITQSKIALGSGGWAGRGYMQGTQSRLNFLPEKHTDFIFTTLAEEFGFIGGTSLLILYALIILFCVSSAMNNQNRYAALLTLGIATTFFLFFAVNMSMVMGLAPVVGVPLPLVSYGGSAMLVLMLAFGLVQSAHVHKPR, encoded by the coding sequence ATGAGCTACCTGGAATATTCCGTCAAGAGCGTCCCGTCGGGGCTGCGCAAGGTGTTTTATTTCAACTGGCCCCTGGCGCTGCTGATCGCTGCGGTCGCCTCGGCGGGGTTCCTGATGCTGTATTCGGTGGCGGGGGGCAACCTGTCGACCTGGGCCGAGCCGCAGATGAAGCGTTTCGCCGTCGGCATGGTGATGATGTTCGTGATCGCCATGGTGCCGATCTGGTTCTGGCGCAACATGTCGGTACTGGCCTATGCCATCTCGCTGATGCTGCTGGTCTTCGTGGAATTCTTCGGCACCGTCGGCATGGGTGCGCAACGCTGGATCGACATCGGGCCGCTGCGCCTGCAACCCTCTGAACTGATGAAGATCGCGCTGGTGATGTTCCTGGCCGCCTATTACGACTGGCTGCCCGTGCGCAAAGTGTCGCATCCGGTCTGGGTGACGATCCCGGTGCTTATCGTGATCCTGCCGACCGTCCTTGTGCTGAAACAGCCCGATCTCGGCACCGCGATCCTGCTGTTGACCGGGGGCGGAGCGGTGATGTTCCTGGCTGGCGTGCACTGGGCCTATTTCGCCGCCGTCATCGGCGCGGCCGTCGGCCTTGTCTGGACGGTCTTCGAAAGCCGGGGCACCGACTGGCAGCTGATCAAGGATTACCAGTTCCGCCGCATCGACACGTTTCTGGACCCCTCGCAGGACCCGCTTGGCGCGGGCTATCACATCACCCAGTCCAAGATCGCGCTTGGCTCGGGGGGCTGGGCCGGACGCGGCTACATGCAGGGGACCCAGTCCCGCCTGAACTTCCTCCCCGAGAAACATACCGATTTCATCTTTACCACCCTGGCCGAGGAATTCGGCTTCATCGGGGGGACCAGCCTGCTGATCCTCTATGCGCTGATCATCCTGTTCTGCGTGTCCTCGGCGATGAACAACCAGAACCGCTATGCCGCGCTGCTGACCCTTGGGATAGCCACGACGTTCTTCCTGTTCTTTGCCGTGAACATGTCGATGGTCATGGGCCTCGCGCCGGTTGTCGGTGTACCGCTGCCGCTGGTCAGCTATGGCGGCTCGGCGATGCTGGTGCTGATGCTCGCCTTCGGCCTCGTACAAAGCGCGCATGTCCATAAACCGCGCTGA
- the mreC gene encoding rod shape-determining protein MreC has translation MAKDRQQDEDYVTPIRRLLAGIAVLVLVAIFLVWRIDSPRVERFRSHVIDRVMPGMDWAMAPVTGAVKLVRDFQSYARIHDQNQELRRELQQMKAWKEAALQLEQENARLLDLNNVRLDPQLTYVTGVVMADSGSPYRQSVLLNIGVRDGIVDGWAAMDGIGLVGRISGVGSEVSRVILLTDTSSRLPVSIQPSGQDGMVMGNNTAAPPVDFIENPDLVRPGDRVVSSGDGDVFPAGLLVGHVAQDASGRLRVRLAADYERLEFLRVLRSRGTEALHEPGGLITPPPPPLQGPGIAGPVALPEASDITAPGLAEGAQDG, from the coding sequence ATGGCCAAGGATCGCCAACAGGACGAAGACTACGTCACCCCGATCCGCCGGTTGCTGGCCGGGATCGCCGTGCTGGTGCTGGTGGCGATCTTTCTGGTCTGGCGCATCGACAGCCCGCGGGTCGAACGGTTCCGGTCGCATGTGATCGACCGGGTGATGCCGGGGATGGACTGGGCCATGGCCCCTGTCACCGGCGCGGTGAAACTGGTCCGCGATTTCCAAAGCTACGCCCGCATTCACGATCAGAACCAGGAACTGCGCCGCGAATTGCAGCAGATGAAGGCCTGGAAAGAGGCCGCCCTGCAGCTGGAACAGGAAAACGCCCGGCTGCTGGACCTAAACAACGTCCGCCTCGATCCGCAGCTGACCTATGTGACCGGGGTGGTGATGGCCGATTCAGGCTCTCCGTACCGGCAATCGGTGCTGCTGAACATCGGCGTGCGCGACGGGATCGTCGATGGCTGGGCGGCAATGGACGGCATCGGCCTGGTTGGGCGTATCTCGGGTGTGGGATCCGAGGTCAGCCGGGTGATCCTGCTGACCGATACCTCGTCGCGGCTGCCGGTTTCGATCCAGCCATCGGGGCAGGATGGCATGGTGATGGGCAACAATACCGCCGCCCCGCCGGTGGATTTCATCGAAAACCCGGATCTTGTGCGGCCCGGCGACCGGGTCGTCAGCTCCGGCGACGGTGATGTCTTTCCCGCCGGGCTGCTGGTCGGCCATGTCGCCCAGGACGCCAGCGGCCGCCTGCGGGTCCGGCTGGCGGCGGATTACGAACGCCTCGAATTCCTGCGCGTGCTGCGCAGTCGCGGCACCGAAGCGCTGCATGAACCGGGCGGGCTGATCACCCCGCCGCCGCCGCCGCTTCAGGGGCCGGGGATTGCCGGTCCCGTGGCCCTGCCCGAGGCCAGCGACATAACGGCCCCCGGCCTTGCGGAGGGCGCCCAGGATGGCTGA
- a CDS encoding NUDIX domain-containing protein — protein MRGKITRQATRIAYKNNWMTVHEDDVTFPNGHQSIFGVVEKPDFVAVIPVDAEGRIHLVSQYRYAVSTRTWEIPQGAWPNRPDAPPEEVARGELREETGFRAASMELLGRMYQAPGLSTQSCHLYLATGLTAGETEREVTESDMECAGFTLAQLRGMIAAGEIMDGTSMAAFGMLALQGRLDSLG, from the coding sequence ATGCGTGGTAAGATCACACGGCAAGCGACGCGGATTGCCTACAAGAACAACTGGATGACGGTCCACGAAGACGATGTGACCTTTCCCAACGGGCACCAGAGCATCTTTGGCGTCGTCGAAAAACCCGATTTCGTCGCGGTGATTCCGGTCGATGCAGAGGGGCGGATCCATCTGGTCAGCCAGTACCGCTATGCGGTTTCGACCCGGACCTGGGAGATCCCGCAGGGCGCCTGGCCCAACCGCCCGGATGCGCCGCCCGAGGAGGTGGCCCGAGGAGAATTGCGCGAGGAAACCGGCTTTCGCGCCGCCAGCATGGAGTTGCTGGGCCGCATGTACCAGGCTCCGGGTCTCTCGACGCAAAGCTGCCATCTGTACCTCGCCACGGGCCTGACGGCGGGCGAGACGGAGCGCGAAGTGACCGAGAGCGATATGGAATGCGCCGGTTTCACGCTGGCGCAATTGCGCGGGATGATCGCGGCGGGCGAAATCATGGATGGCACCAGCATGGCGGCCTTCGGGATGCTGGCGCTTCAGGGGCGGCTCGACAGCCTCGGCTGA
- the mrdA gene encoding penicillin-binding protein 2: MRRTAKDTQVSTRRIGRRTLVLGGMQLGFVGLLAWRMRFLQVDQADQFRMLAEENRINMRLIPPSRGEIFDRNGIAIASNEPAYRITMVEEDAGDVDAVIDRLSQLVHLDEQDIARARAEMQRSAPFLPITLADRVSWTDVSRIAVNTPALPGITPEVGLSRNYPLNQDFAHVVGYVGPVSDYDLGKIEDPDPVLMIPRFQIGKVGLEAKMEDSLRGSAGAKRVEVNAVGRVMRELDRREGQAGANIQLTTDYLLQNYVQARLGEESAAAVVIDCTNGDILAIGSAPSFDPNLFVRGISVADYRMLTGNNFRPLANKTVQGIYPPGSTFKMVVALAGLEAGVITEHDTYYCNGHLEVSNRRFHCWRSGGHGSLNTVGSLRESCDVFYYQLALEVGIERISDMARRLGIGVPHDLPMSAVATGLAPTKEWKREVRGQEWVIGDTVNSSIGQGFVLASPMQLAVMTARIASGNNVTPRLIKTIDGVEQPSGAGESLGISASSLRTVREGMFEVSNARRGTGYGSRVIAENLRMAGKSGTSQVRNITAAERAMGVTSNADLPWERRDHALWVDYAPYDNPKVAVAVVVEHGGGGSSVAAPIARDITLQAIYDGDPPLDAYPAKDREHIAEQQKRLRALRPRIDREKMSRA, from the coding sequence ATGAGACGCACCGCGAAGGACACCCAGGTTTCGACCCGGCGGATCGGACGACGCACGCTGGTGCTGGGCGGGATGCAGCTTGGCTTCGTCGGGTTGCTGGCCTGGCGCATGCGCTTCCTGCAGGTGGATCAGGCCGACCAGTTCCGCATGCTGGCCGAAGAGAACCGCATCAACATGCGCCTGATCCCGCCGTCGCGGGGCGAGATATTCGACCGCAACGGCATCGCCATCGCAAGCAATGAACCGGCCTACCGGATCACCATGGTCGAAGAGGACGCCGGCGACGTGGATGCGGTCATCGACCGCCTGTCGCAACTGGTGCACCTGGATGAACAGGACATCGCCCGCGCCCGCGCCGAAATGCAGCGCTCGGCCCCCTTCCTGCCGATCACGCTCGCCGACCGGGTCAGTTGGACAGATGTGTCGCGCATTGCCGTCAACACCCCCGCCCTGCCCGGCATCACGCCCGAGGTCGGCCTGTCGCGCAATTATCCCCTGAATCAGGATTTCGCCCATGTGGTGGGCTATGTCGGGCCGGTGTCGGATTACGACCTTGGCAAGATCGAGGATCCCGACCCGGTGCTGATGATCCCGCGCTTCCAGATCGGCAAGGTCGGGCTGGAAGCCAAGATGGAGGACTCCCTGCGCGGCTCGGCCGGCGCCAAGCGGGTCGAGGTCAATGCCGTGGGCCGCGTCATGCGCGAACTGGACCGCCGCGAAGGCCAGGCCGGGGCAAATATCCAGCTGACCACCGATTACCTGCTGCAGAACTACGTCCAGGCCCGCCTTGGCGAAGAAAGCGCCGCCGCCGTGGTCATCGATTGCACCAATGGCGACATCCTGGCCATCGGCTCGGCCCCCAGTTTCGATCCCAACCTCTTCGTGCGCGGGATCTCGGTCGCCGATTACCGCATGTTGACGGGCAACAACTTCCGCCCCCTGGCCAACAAGACCGTGCAGGGGATCTACCCGCCCGGCTCGACCTTCAAGATGGTCGTGGCGCTGGCGGGGCTGGAAGCCGGGGTCATCACCGAACACGACACCTATTACTGCAACGGCCACCTCGAGGTGTCGAACCGGAGGTTCCACTGCTGGCGGTCCGGAGGGCATGGCTCGCTCAATACCGTCGGCTCGCTGCGCGAAAGCTGCGACGTCTTCTATTACCAGCTGGCGCTGGAAGTCGGAATCGAGCGGATTTCAGACATGGCCCGCCGCCTCGGCATCGGCGTGCCGCATGACCTGCCCATGTCGGCGGTGGCGACGGGGCTGGCCCCCACCAAGGAATGGAAGCGCGAAGTGCGCGGTCAGGAATGGGTGATCGGGGATACGGTGAACTCTTCCATCGGGCAGGGCTTCGTTCTGGCCTCGCCAATGCAACTGGCCGTGATGACGGCGCGGATCGCCTCGGGCAACAATGTCACGCCCCGGCTGATCAAGACCATCGACGGGGTCGAACAGCCCTCGGGCGCGGGCGAAAGCCTTGGCATTTCGGCAAGCAGCCTGCGGACCGTGCGTGAAGGCATGTTCGAGGTCTCCAATGCCCGCCGGGGCACCGGCTACGGGTCCCGCGTGATTGCCGAGAACCTGCGCATGGCCGGGAAATCCGGCACAAGCCAGGTCCGCAACATCACCGCCGCCGAGCGGGCCATGGGGGTGACCTCCAACGCGGATCTGCCCTGGGAGCGCCGCGACCATGCGCTTTGGGTCGATTACGCACCCTATGACAACCCGAAGGTCGCCGTGGCCGTGGTGGTGGAACATGGCGGTGGCGGGTCCTCGGTCGCCGCACCGATCGCCCGCGACATCACGCTTCAGGCGATCTACGACGGTGACCCGCCACTGGATGCCTACCCGGCCAAGGATCGCGAGCACATCGCCGAGCAGCAGAAACGCCTGCGCGCCCTGCGCCCCCGCATCGACCGCGAGAAGATGAGCCGCGCATGA
- a CDS encoding rod shape-determining protein MreD, with protein MADAIRASVPRIMGLRLAFVALYIGLMMFSLLPLETVPRLLAGPDLMLALTLVWAIRRPELVPSPMLAVLFLFSDLLLMRPPGLLAALSLFLIHRLKRYSRAMRERTFLTEWLAASVTCAVILLSYRLGLVLFVLDRPQIAVTLSQLVATVAIYPAASVFSNLFFGLRRAAVGEVDNLGHRI; from the coding sequence ATGGCTGATGCGATCCGCGCCTCAGTCCCCCGGATCATGGGTCTGCGCCTGGCCTTTGTCGCGCTTTACATCGGGCTGATGATGTTCAGCCTGCTGCCGCTGGAGACCGTGCCGCGCCTGCTGGCCGGGCCAGACCTGATGCTGGCGCTGACCCTGGTCTGGGCCATCCGCCGGCCGGAACTGGTGCCCTCGCCCATGCTGGCAGTGCTGTTCCTGTTCTCGGACCTGCTGCTGATGCGCCCACCCGGCCTGCTGGCCGCGCTGAGCCTGTTCCTGATCCACCGGCTGAAACGCTATTCCCGCGCCATGCGGGAACGGACCTTCCTGACCGAATGGCTGGCCGCATCGGTCACCTGCGCGGTGATCCTGCTCAGTTACCGCCTGGGGCTGGTCCTGTTCGTTCTCGACCGGCCGCAGATCGCCGTGACCCTCAGCCAGCTTGTCGCCACCGTGGCGATCTATCCGGCGGCTTCGGTCTTTTCGAACCTGTTCTTCGGCCTGCGCCGCGCTGCCGTGGGCGAAGTCGACAACCTGGGGCACCGGATATGA